Proteins from one Mycobacterium sp. SMC-2 genomic window:
- a CDS encoding SDR family NAD(P)-dependent oxidoreductase, translating to MDLRVGGKGYVVVGGTAGMGLAGARALAAEGAAVVVVGRNDDKAKAAAATLVGDGAAAAYGLAADVSQAGVAIAVVEQAVGLLGRLDGIAVTMGTAGMMPIDSDDDAWENAFRDVLLATTRCVQAALPHLIASRGAIVTTAAYSARAPHEPRLPYASLKAAVAAFTRGIARTHGKSGVRANCVAPGAVETDALHALRGAIAKSKGYPYHEALERALVEDFGFDAALQRPGQPEEIGALIAFLLSDVCGFVTGQTIYADGGAP from the coding sequence ATGGATCTGCGCGTCGGTGGCAAGGGCTATGTCGTCGTCGGCGGCACTGCGGGGATGGGGCTTGCCGGAGCGCGCGCGCTCGCCGCCGAGGGTGCCGCGGTCGTCGTGGTGGGACGCAACGATGACAAGGCCAAAGCAGCCGCGGCCACGTTGGTCGGCGACGGCGCGGCGGCCGCGTACGGGTTGGCCGCGGATGTCAGCCAGGCCGGTGTGGCGATCGCGGTAGTCGAGCAGGCGGTGGGGCTCCTGGGGCGCCTGGATGGCATCGCCGTCACGATGGGCACTGCGGGGATGATGCCGATCGACTCCGATGACGACGCCTGGGAGAACGCATTTCGCGATGTTCTTCTGGCGACGACCCGGTGTGTCCAGGCTGCGCTGCCTCACCTGATCGCCAGCAGGGGAGCGATCGTGACCACCGCGGCCTATTCGGCGCGGGCTCCGCATGAGCCGCGGCTGCCCTACGCCAGCCTCAAGGCCGCGGTCGCGGCCTTCACCCGTGGGATCGCCCGCACCCATGGAAAATCCGGCGTGCGCGCCAACTGCGTCGCCCCCGGTGCGGTGGAAACCGACGCGTTGCACGCGCTGCGCGGAGCGATCGCCAAGAGCAAGGGTTATCCCTACCACGAGGCACTGGAGCGGGCGCTCGTCGAGGACTTCGGTTTCGACGCCGCGCTGCAGCGCCCGGGACAGCCCGAGGAGATCGGGGCGCTGATCGCATTTCTGCTCTCCGATGTCTGTGGTTTCGTGACCGGGCAGACCATCTACGCCGATGGCGGTGCCCCATGA
- a CDS encoding class I adenylate-forming enzyme family protein, which produces MLVGDISANNARRYPQKRALVDGDRVHTWTQVDDRARRLASLLLGRGLLPGDRVPVIARNCIEWPEISFGLAKAGLIAVPVNIRLAPDEVAHILDDSGARAAIVHADQHDKFALELNDVIVFTIGPDYETALAAADPDPPRLAISPDDIAVILYTSGTTGRAKGVMNTHRGLLYQAADTNLVTEANRSDVMLATTPFFTAGGMVRTVSWLYLGQTMVIHQRFDPQAVIDEIERSAITFTTFIPTMLQRTLAIIESGPPRDMSSLRRISYGSAPVPPGLAQKAMDLLGCDLQQRYGLTECGGQATILTPQDHRDIVAGKTSIATSCGQETPMCSIRIVDGDGAALPAGEIGEIVIQSPANAIGYWNRPEQTAEAFRPDGLRTGDLGYLDTENYLHITGRKSDMIISGGFNVYPAEIERVIARHDGVELVAVVGVPDPEWGESPVAVVIPRKSKGTAVDLEGLTAELTVLCRAELAGYKQPRRFEFRDEFPLGPAGKILKREIANQVIEFSGRDGRLSMTSAPSKERP; this is translated from the coding sequence GTGCTGGTAGGCGATATCTCGGCCAACAATGCCCGCCGGTACCCGCAGAAGCGAGCGCTGGTGGATGGCGACCGGGTGCACACCTGGACGCAGGTCGATGACCGGGCGCGGCGGCTGGCCAGCCTGCTCCTCGGCCGCGGCCTGTTGCCCGGCGACCGAGTGCCGGTGATTGCGCGCAATTGCATCGAATGGCCCGAGATTTCGTTCGGGCTGGCCAAGGCCGGACTGATCGCGGTGCCGGTGAACATCCGGTTGGCACCGGACGAAGTGGCCCACATTCTGGACGATTCGGGTGCGCGTGCCGCGATCGTGCACGCCGACCAGCACGACAAGTTCGCTCTCGAGCTCAACGACGTGATCGTCTTCACCATCGGGCCGGATTACGAGACCGCCCTGGCGGCAGCCGATCCGGACCCGCCGCGACTAGCCATCTCCCCCGATGACATCGCGGTCATCCTCTACACCAGCGGCACCACCGGCCGCGCCAAGGGCGTGATGAACACCCACCGGGGACTGCTCTATCAGGCCGCCGACACGAATCTGGTGACGGAGGCGAACCGGTCCGACGTGATGCTGGCGACCACACCGTTCTTCACCGCCGGCGGCATGGTCCGCACCGTGTCGTGGCTTTATCTCGGCCAGACGATGGTGATTCACCAGCGGTTCGATCCGCAGGCCGTGATCGACGAGATCGAACGCAGCGCAATTACCTTCACGACGTTCATCCCGACCATGCTGCAACGGACGCTGGCAATCATCGAGAGCGGGCCGCCCCGCGACATGTCGAGCCTGCGCCGGATCTCCTACGGCTCGGCCCCGGTACCGCCGGGACTGGCGCAAAAGGCGATGGATCTGCTGGGTTGCGATCTGCAGCAGCGCTACGGGCTGACCGAGTGCGGAGGCCAGGCCACCATCCTGACCCCGCAAGACCACCGCGATATCGTCGCCGGCAAGACATCGATAGCCACCTCCTGCGGGCAGGAGACTCCGATGTGCTCGATTCGGATCGTCGACGGTGACGGCGCCGCCCTGCCGGCCGGGGAGATCGGCGAGATCGTGATCCAGAGTCCGGCGAATGCAATCGGGTACTGGAACCGCCCCGAACAGACGGCCGAAGCATTCCGACCCGACGGCTTGCGGACCGGGGATCTCGGTTACCTCGACACCGAGAACTATCTGCACATCACCGGCCGGAAATCGGACATGATCATCTCGGGCGGGTTCAACGTCTACCCCGCCGAGATCGAGCGGGTGATCGCCCGCCACGACGGCGTTGAACTGGTCGCGGTGGTCGGTGTGCCCGATCCCGAGTGGGGTGAGTCGCCCGTCGCAGTGGTGATCCCCAGAAAAAGCAAGGGCACCGCCGTCGACCTGGAAGGTCTGACGGCGGAACTGACGGTGCTGTGCCGGGCCGAACTGGCCGGCTACAAGCAACCGCGCCGCTTCGAATTTCGCGACGAGTTTCCGCTCGGACCGGCAGGCAAGATCCTGAAGCGAGAGATAGCTAACCAGGTAATCGAATTCAGCGGTAGGGACGGGAGACTGTCCATGACATCGGCACCGAGCAAGGAGCGGCCGTGA
- a CDS encoding amidohydrolase family protein yields MTQFTEAPIFDADQHMYETSDALTKYLPEKYRSKVQFVQIGRHTRIAILNKITDYMPNPTFERVAAPGAHEKFYSGQNPEGLSMREMSGRGIEAPAGSRNPEDRIAEMDRQGVEACLNYPTLANLVEHSAAEDPDLTAAIIHALNQWMLEHWSYVYADRIYSTPVLTLGIVDNARRELEYILAHGAKVALIKPAPVNGYKGWRSPALPEFDPFWSDVESAGLPIVLHASQPPLQDYISMWEPPETVSAFEMSAFKWTALGHREIADMLTSLICHGTLTRFPKLRIASVENGSSWIKPLFDDLQSTYNKMPQNFAEHPHDVFRRNIWVSPFWEGRVADVVNTVGWDRVLFGSDWPHPEGLATARGYFKYAEGMDKRRTYDFMGDNARRFLGLPIRNPDPDAVNPPVLEATSA; encoded by the coding sequence ATGACACAGTTCACCGAGGCACCGATCTTCGATGCCGATCAGCACATGTATGAAACGTCCGACGCGCTCACCAAATACCTGCCTGAGAAGTATCGGTCGAAGGTGCAGTTCGTCCAGATCGGCAGGCACACCCGAATCGCGATCCTCAACAAGATCACCGACTACATGCCGAATCCGACGTTCGAGCGGGTCGCGGCGCCGGGCGCGCACGAGAAGTTCTACTCCGGACAAAATCCCGAGGGACTCTCGATGCGGGAGATGTCTGGCCGGGGTATCGAGGCGCCGGCCGGATCGCGCAACCCCGAGGACCGCATCGCCGAGATGGACCGTCAGGGGGTGGAGGCATGTCTGAACTACCCCACCCTGGCCAACCTGGTCGAACATTCGGCCGCCGAGGATCCCGATCTGACCGCGGCGATCATCCACGCGCTCAACCAGTGGATGCTGGAGCACTGGAGCTATGTCTACGCCGACCGCATCTACTCGACGCCGGTGCTCACCTTGGGAATTGTCGACAACGCGCGCCGCGAACTGGAGTACATCCTGGCCCACGGGGCCAAGGTCGCACTCATCAAGCCGGCGCCGGTCAACGGCTACAAAGGTTGGCGATCGCCGGCGCTGCCCGAGTTTGACCCATTCTGGAGCGACGTTGAGTCCGCCGGACTGCCGATCGTCCTGCACGCCAGCCAGCCGCCGCTGCAGGACTACATCAGCATGTGGGAGCCGCCAGAGACAGTCAGCGCGTTCGAGATGTCGGCGTTCAAGTGGACGGCGCTCGGACACCGGGAGATCGCCGACATGCTGACCAGCCTGATCTGCCACGGCACGCTGACCCGATTCCCGAAGCTGCGCATCGCCAGCGTCGAGAACGGCAGCTCCTGGATCAAGCCGCTGTTCGACGATCTTCAGTCGACGTACAACAAGATGCCGCAGAACTTCGCCGAGCATCCGCACGACGTGTTCCGCCGCAACATCTGGGTCAGCCCGTTCTGGGAGGGCCGGGTGGCCGACGTCGTGAATACCGTCGGCTGGGATAGGGTGCTGTTCGGCTCGGACTGGCCGCATCCCGAAGGACTGGCGACCGCCAGGGGCTACTTCAAGTACGCCGAAGGCATGGACAAGCGGCGCACGTATGACTTCATGGGTGACAACGCCCGCCGGTTCCTGGGCCTGCCGATCCGCAACCCTGATCCCGACGCCGTCAATCCCCCGGTGCTGGAAGCCACCAGCGCCTGA
- a CDS encoding aromatic-ring-hydroxylating dioxygenase subunit beta yields the protein MTIETDIAQRSAIISAAVRPLPDPEILSFLHLEARLADEGRYSEWEALWADDENVLYRVPMHPDDDPRTTLAYVNDNRRRIKSRVAQLNTGNRHSQIPPSVMRRVLSNSEVSDTTPDTVTVESNFALFEYRYRQRFWAGRVSHTVRRTGKPGELWLLRKVVNLIDAGGPIDTLAFLI from the coding sequence ATGACCATCGAGACAGACATTGCTCAGCGGTCTGCGATCATCTCCGCGGCGGTGCGCCCTCTGCCGGATCCCGAGATCCTGTCCTTCTTGCACCTGGAGGCGCGGCTGGCCGACGAGGGCCGCTACTCGGAGTGGGAGGCCTTGTGGGCCGATGACGAGAACGTCCTGTACCGCGTTCCCATGCACCCCGACGACGACCCCCGCACCACGCTGGCCTACGTTAACGACAATCGTAGGCGCATCAAAAGCCGTGTGGCCCAGCTCAATACCGGCAACCGCCATTCGCAGATCCCGCCCTCGGTGATGCGCCGGGTACTGTCCAATAGCGAGGTGTCCGACACCACGCCGGATACCGTGACCGTCGAGTCCAATTTCGCGTTGTTCGAATACCGTTACCGGCAACGATTCTGGGCCGGCCGGGTCAGTCACACTGTCCGCCGCACCGGCAAACCGGGCGAGCTGTGGCTGCTTCGCAAGGTCGTCAATCTCATCGACGCCGGCGGCCCGATCGACACATTGGCCTTCCTGATATGA
- a CDS encoding alpha/beta fold hydrolase: MTLPDLVLVHGGEHAGDCWDLTVAELCRREPRLRILAVDLPGHGRKPGDLATATIGEWADSVVADIEDAGLGDIVIAGHSMAGVTVPVVVTKLGSTRVREMILATAFVPPQGTAIVDTLSGPLAYFARRAASTGKPTKVPKLAARYAFCNGMTREQRMFALSRLCPESARIPAEPVDRSGLPEDVTRTWILTTRDRALSVQSQRNSINALGGVHHEIPVAACHELMVSDPEVLAHILIERCRSWESD, encoded by the coding sequence ATGACCCTGCCTGATCTGGTCCTCGTCCACGGCGGCGAACATGCCGGAGACTGTTGGGATCTGACGGTCGCCGAGCTGTGCAGGCGCGAACCGCGGCTGCGAATCCTGGCGGTGGATCTCCCCGGCCACGGACGGAAGCCGGGTGATCTCGCGACTGCCACGATCGGTGAATGGGCGGACTCGGTCGTCGCCGACATCGAAGACGCCGGCCTCGGCGACATTGTCATCGCCGGGCACTCGATGGCCGGCGTGACCGTGCCGGTCGTCGTCACCAAACTCGGTTCGACACGGGTTCGGGAGATGATCCTGGCGACCGCGTTCGTCCCGCCGCAGGGGACGGCGATCGTGGACACTCTCAGCGGCCCGCTGGCATATTTCGCACGCCGGGCCGCCAGCACCGGCAAGCCGACCAAGGTTCCCAAGCTCGCCGCCCGATACGCATTCTGCAACGGCATGACCCGCGAACAACGGATGTTCGCCCTGTCACGGCTATGCCCGGAATCAGCGCGGATTCCGGCCGAGCCCGTCGACCGCAGCGGCCTGCCCGAGGACGTGACGCGTACCTGGATCCTGACGACTCGCGACCGGGCCCTGTCGGTGCAGTCGCAGCGCAACAGCATCAACGCCCTGGGCGGCGTGCACCACGAGATCCCGGTGGCCGCGTGCCACGAACTGATGGTCAGCGATCCAGAAGTATTGGCACACATCCTGATCGAACGATGCCGCTCCTGGGAAAGCGACTAG
- a CDS encoding TetR/AcrR family transcriptional regulator yields MTVTSGSKPAEALDAGRGVRTRTAILQASRQLFLERGYAGTPINAITESCGISRAGFYTYFKDKREVFNVLGETAYHDVLAVLSVLEGFGGTLALEDLRSWVGDYFAYLDRHGAFVMASAHSAPDDEAFRRSRNRMLTRASWKLGQAIGGTGTHSPEVIGVAVMGLLDRSWYAVQTQTVAVDRDEMIAVVAEMIYAMTRL; encoded by the coding sequence ATGACCGTAACTTCGGGTTCAAAGCCCGCTGAGGCGCTCGACGCCGGCCGCGGCGTGCGCACGAGGACCGCGATTCTCCAGGCCAGCCGCCAGCTGTTCCTCGAGCGTGGCTATGCCGGCACACCGATCAACGCAATCACCGAATCGTGCGGCATCTCGCGGGCCGGGTTCTACACCTACTTTAAGGACAAGCGCGAGGTCTTCAACGTTCTCGGTGAGACCGCCTATCACGATGTGCTCGCCGTACTTTCGGTACTGGAGGGTTTCGGCGGCACCCTGGCGCTCGAGGACCTTCGCAGCTGGGTCGGCGACTACTTCGCTTACCTCGATCGCCACGGTGCGTTCGTGATGGCGTCGGCTCACTCTGCCCCGGATGATGAGGCGTTTCGTCGCTCCCGCAACCGTATGCTCACCCGTGCCTCCTGGAAGCTAGGTCAGGCCATCGGCGGTACCGGGACGCACTCGCCGGAGGTGATAGGTGTCGCCGTGATGGGTCTGCTCGACCGCTCGTGGTATGCGGTGCAGACGCAGACCGTCGCGGTGGACCGCGACGAGATGATCGCGGTGGTGGCCGAGATGATCTATGCCATGACCCGCCTCTGA
- a CDS encoding Zn-ribbon domain-containing OB-fold protein yields MSALIAEGLFRVDGDRSVLFGSRRRSTGVVRFPAERPELFDGTDDIESIELSTEGTLYTYTTQEFAPPLPYKGPRTPETFRPYVVGFVQLAEGLLVETLIVGASPDALRIGQSMVSTVTTLETADGQSFLTYAFRPA; encoded by the coding sequence ATGAGCGCGTTGATCGCAGAGGGGCTGTTCCGGGTCGACGGCGACCGTTCGGTGCTGTTCGGTTCACGCCGACGCTCCACCGGTGTCGTGAGGTTCCCGGCCGAGCGTCCGGAATTGTTCGACGGCACAGACGATATCGAGTCGATCGAATTGTCCACCGAGGGAACGCTTTACACCTACACGACCCAGGAATTCGCACCACCACTGCCCTATAAAGGTCCCCGCACACCCGAGACTTTCCGGCCCTATGTGGTGGGTTTCGTCCAATTGGCCGAGGGTCTGCTGGTGGAGACCCTGATCGTGGGTGCCTCCCCCGACGCGTTACGCATCGGCCAGTCGATGGTGTCGACCGTGACGACGCTGGAAACCGCGGACGGGCAATCGTTTTTGACCTATGCGTTCCGCCCGGCCTGA
- a CDS encoding aldehyde dehydrogenase yields the protein MTEAAIDRLTEFKLLIGGEQVAAVSGATYDSVDPFTGKAWARVPDGEAVDVDLAVTAARAALEGSWGQLTATARGRLIYRLGEVIAREAETLADLEVRDGGKLLREMVGQMRSLPDYYFYYAGMADKLQGAVVSTDKPNFFVYTRHEPIGVVGAITPWNSPLLLLTWKLAAGLAAGCTFVVKPSDHTPTSTLAFAKLFAEAGFPPGVINVVTGWGPRTGAALASHPGVDKVAFTGSTSTGIQVGRAAIANMTRFSLELGGKSAQVVFPDADLDAAANGVIAGVFAATGQTCLAGSRLLVHEDVADALVDRIVARAATIKLGDPKDPATEMGPISNEPQYRKVLSHFAAAREEGATIRYGGEPADDLGGLFVKPTVLTGVNRSMRAVTEEIFGPVLTVMTFRDEDEAVAAANATEFGLAGSVWTENIHRAHRVAAKLRAGTVWVNAYRVVGPHVPFGGMGYSGIGRENGIDAVKDFTETKAVWVELSGATRDPFTLG from the coding sequence ATGACTGAAGCGGCGATCGATAGGTTGACCGAGTTCAAGCTGCTCATCGGCGGCGAGCAGGTGGCGGCCGTCTCGGGTGCGACCTACGACAGCGTGGACCCGTTCACCGGGAAGGCCTGGGCCCGGGTACCCGACGGTGAGGCCGTCGACGTCGACCTCGCGGTAACAGCCGCCAGGGCCGCTCTCGAGGGGTCGTGGGGGCAGCTGACCGCCACTGCTCGCGGCAGACTCATCTACCGGCTCGGCGAGGTCATCGCACGCGAAGCCGAGACCCTGGCGGACCTGGAAGTGCGGGACGGCGGAAAGCTGCTGCGAGAGATGGTCGGTCAGATGCGCTCGCTGCCCGACTATTACTTCTACTACGCCGGGATGGCGGACAAGCTGCAGGGTGCGGTGGTGTCCACCGACAAGCCGAACTTCTTTGTCTACACCCGCCACGAGCCAATCGGGGTGGTCGGGGCGATCACGCCCTGGAATTCGCCGCTGCTGCTGCTGACCTGGAAGTTGGCCGCCGGACTCGCCGCGGGCTGCACGTTCGTGGTCAAACCCAGCGACCACACCCCGACGTCGACGCTGGCGTTCGCAAAACTGTTCGCCGAGGCCGGTTTCCCGCCCGGCGTGATCAACGTCGTCACCGGCTGGGGGCCCCGGACCGGCGCCGCACTGGCGTCGCATCCGGGGGTCGACAAGGTCGCTTTCACCGGCTCGACTTCAACCGGAATCCAGGTGGGCAGGGCCGCGATCGCGAACATGACCCGGTTCAGCCTGGAACTCGGCGGGAAGTCAGCTCAGGTGGTGTTTCCCGACGCAGACCTCGATGCGGCGGCCAATGGTGTGATCGCCGGCGTCTTCGCGGCCACCGGTCAGACGTGTCTGGCAGGATCACGGCTGTTGGTGCACGAAGACGTCGCCGATGCGCTGGTGGACAGGATTGTCGCCCGTGCGGCCACCATCAAGCTTGGTGACCCGAAGGATCCGGCGACCGAAATGGGGCCCATATCCAACGAACCGCAGTACCGAAAGGTGTTGTCGCACTTCGCCGCCGCCCGGGAGGAGGGCGCGACGATCAGGTACGGCGGTGAACCGGCAGACGACCTCGGCGGGTTGTTCGTCAAGCCGACCGTGCTCACCGGCGTCAACCGATCGATGCGAGCGGTGACCGAAGAGATCTTCGGGCCCGTGCTGACGGTGATGACCTTCCGCGACGAAGATGAGGCCGTGGCCGCAGCGAACGCCACCGAGTTCGGCCTGGCCGGCTCCGTGTGGACCGAAAACATCCACCGGGCACACCGGGTAGCGGCCAAACTGCGGGCGGGAACCGTATGGGTCAACGCGTATCGCGTTGTAGGCCCGCATGTTCCGTTCGGCGGTATGGGCTACAGCGGCATCGGCCGGGAGAACGGCATCGACGCCGTGAAGGACTTCACCGAGACCAAGGCGGTGTGGGTGGAGTTGTCCGGTGCTACCCGTGACCCATTCACGCTCGGCTGA
- a CDS encoding acyl-CoA dehydrogenase family protein — MLRDTVRRFMHTHVHPLEDGLEHDANGLPREQLVELQTKAREIGLWALQTPEEFGGAGLSALGQVVVAEEAAKCRMGAFFPALGAFGGNPPNVMFKASPEQFEKYARPIIEGTMSKAYTAITEASGGSDPARAIRLKAVRAGSEYVLNGSKMWISHAPGADWGVVYARTGAGRNGISAFIVERDTPGVTFSRIPVLASFAPCELHFDDVRIPAAQMIGEEGQGLSLATDFLVHGRIIYAAGPIGIAQTALDMACRWAKDRDVFGGKLADKQGIRWMLADSEVQLRAARLLTYQAACNADLGRNVAVDASAAKLCATESAYQVLDRCMQIHGALGLSGELPLERWFRDLRVKRLGEGATEVQRDVVARALLG, encoded by the coding sequence ATGCTGCGTGACACGGTCCGGCGGTTTATGCACACCCACGTGCATCCACTCGAGGACGGGCTCGAACACGACGCCAACGGTCTACCGCGCGAACAGCTCGTCGAATTACAGACCAAGGCGCGTGAGATCGGGCTGTGGGCGCTGCAAACACCTGAGGAATTCGGCGGCGCCGGCCTCAGCGCGCTGGGCCAGGTGGTGGTGGCCGAGGAAGCGGCGAAATGCAGGATGGGGGCATTCTTTCCGGCGCTCGGTGCGTTCGGCGGCAACCCACCGAACGTCATGTTCAAGGCCTCACCCGAGCAGTTCGAAAAGTACGCACGCCCGATCATCGAGGGCACCATGAGCAAGGCCTACACCGCGATCACCGAAGCATCGGGCGGATCGGACCCCGCACGCGCCATTCGGCTCAAAGCCGTTCGCGCCGGGTCGGAATACGTGCTCAACGGGTCGAAGATGTGGATATCGCACGCGCCCGGCGCCGACTGGGGCGTGGTCTACGCCCGAACCGGGGCGGGTCGTAACGGCATCTCGGCGTTCATCGTCGAGAGGGACACCCCCGGTGTCACCTTCAGCCGCATCCCGGTGCTGGCGTCCTTTGCCCCCTGCGAGCTGCATTTCGACGACGTCCGGATCCCGGCCGCCCAGATGATCGGCGAAGAGGGGCAAGGGCTTTCACTGGCCACCGATTTCCTCGTCCACGGCCGTATCATCTACGCCGCCGGCCCGATCGGCATCGCCCAGACCGCGCTGGACATGGCGTGCCGGTGGGCCAAAGACCGCGACGTTTTCGGCGGCAAGCTCGCCGATAAGCAGGGGATCCGGTGGATGCTGGCCGACAGCGAGGTCCAGCTGCGCGCCGCCCGGCTACTGACCTACCAGGCGGCGTGCAACGCCGACCTGGGCCGAAACGTCGCCGTGGATGCCTCAGCGGCGAAGCTGTGCGCCACCGAATCCGCCTACCAGGTCCTGGACCGCTGCATGCAGATTCACGGCGCGCTGGGACTTTCCGGCGAACTGCCGCTGGAGCGCTGGTTTCGCGATCTGCGCGTCAAACGGCTCGGCGAAGGCGCGACCGAGGTCCAGCGTGACGTCGTCGCTCGCGCTTTGCTGGGATGA
- a CDS encoding thiolase family protein translates to MGTAPPRAVIVAAARTAIGTARKGTLANMDAKDLAKPVVAAVIDRSGLPASEFEDLVIAESLQGGGDSARYIAVDVGLTEIPGMAVNRQCASSLTAIAVGAGQIASGMSRAVLAGGMESCSTTPLLRKRKPFTTGKSAEDYQDPWMPFSHPPTDDAPALDMSITVAHNCAVQYGITRQDQDEWALRSHQRAIKAIDAGSFVDEIVPIEVLQADGSTVTFAEDEHPRRGTTLEVLAELKVLHPEIDGFTVTAGNSSGINDAAAVVALTAPGSQAASLANVLSWASVGVAPNRTGSGPITAIPKALELAGCTLDDVALFEINEAFAAQAVACARELKLDEEIVNVYGSGISLGHPIAATGARMVTSAIYELRRRGGGIGVLSMCAGGGMGAAMVIEVV, encoded by the coding sequence ATGGGGACAGCACCACCCCGGGCAGTAATCGTCGCCGCCGCCCGCACGGCGATCGGCACCGCGCGCAAGGGCACCCTGGCCAATATGGACGCCAAAGATCTCGCGAAGCCGGTTGTCGCTGCGGTCATCGATCGATCCGGGTTACCCGCCTCGGAGTTCGAGGACCTGGTGATCGCCGAGAGCTTGCAGGGTGGCGGGGACAGCGCCCGGTATATCGCGGTCGATGTGGGGCTCACCGAGATTCCCGGCATGGCCGTCAATCGGCAGTGCGCTTCCAGCCTGACTGCGATCGCCGTGGGCGCGGGTCAGATCGCCTCGGGGATGAGCCGTGCCGTGTTGGCGGGCGGGATGGAATCCTGTTCCACCACGCCGCTTTTGCGTAAGCGAAAGCCCTTCACCACCGGCAAGTCCGCCGAGGACTACCAGGATCCTTGGATGCCGTTCTCGCACCCGCCCACCGACGATGCCCCCGCACTCGACATGTCGATCACCGTGGCACACAACTGCGCGGTGCAGTACGGCATCACCCGGCAGGATCAGGACGAGTGGGCGCTGCGCTCACATCAGCGCGCGATCAAGGCGATCGACGCAGGCTCGTTCGTCGACGAGATCGTGCCCATCGAAGTCCTCCAGGCCGACGGCTCGACGGTCACGTTCGCCGAGGACGAGCACCCCCGGCGGGGCACCACACTCGAGGTGCTGGCAGAGCTGAAGGTGCTACACCCGGAGATCGACGGCTTCACCGTCACCGCGGGCAACTCCTCGGGCATCAACGACGCCGCCGCCGTAGTCGCTCTGACAGCCCCCGGCTCGCAGGCCGCTTCGCTGGCCAACGTGCTCTCGTGGGCCTCGGTCGGTGTGGCCCCCAACCGCACGGGCAGTGGGCCGATCACGGCGATTCCCAAAGCACTTGAGCTGGCCGGGTGCACGCTCGATGACGTCGCACTGTTCGAGATCAACGAGGCCTTCGCCGCGCAGGCCGTCGCCTGCGCGCGGGAACTGAAACTCGACGAGGAGATCGTCAACGTCTACGGCTCGGGCATCAGCCTCGGCCACCCGATCGCGGCCACCGGTGCGCGGATGGTGACCTCGGCGATCTATGAACTCCGCCGCCGCGGCGGCGGCATCGGCGTGTTGTCGATGTGTGCCGGCGGTGGCATGGGTGCAGCAATGGTTATCGAGGTGGTTTGA
- a CDS encoding enoyl-CoA hydratase/isomerase family protein codes for MTDLDNPTTIEFEVTDHIATVTLNRPDQLNSFNEQMATELTTAWRRIREDDDIFVAVLRANGERAFCTGIDVSKGAWWYHLPIFNQEDPGAHLGPKANLVWKPVIAALHGMVAGGAMYFVNECDFAICSESATFFDPHVNSGAVSALEPMGMLSLGVPYGEVMRWALLGSEERLTAQTAQRIGLVTEIVTDDQLRPRAAELAREIAARRPLAIQGTVRAMWEARDLSPSLRQRHGLSYTQIGNPRGDERTDSRTNKRTPRFR; via the coding sequence GTGACCGATCTGGATAACCCGACCACCATCGAGTTCGAGGTCACCGATCACATAGCGACGGTGACGCTGAACCGTCCCGACCAGCTGAACAGCTTCAACGAGCAGATGGCCACCGAGCTCACCACTGCCTGGCGGCGGATCCGCGAAGACGACGACATTTTTGTCGCGGTGCTACGCGCAAATGGCGAGCGGGCGTTCTGTACCGGTATCGACGTGTCCAAGGGCGCGTGGTGGTATCACCTGCCGATCTTCAATCAGGAAGATCCCGGCGCCCACCTGGGGCCGAAGGCAAACCTGGTGTGGAAGCCGGTGATTGCGGCGCTGCACGGCATGGTGGCCGGCGGCGCGATGTACTTCGTCAATGAATGCGACTTCGCGATCTGCTCGGAGAGCGCGACGTTCTTCGATCCGCATGTCAATTCGGGCGCGGTGTCGGCGCTGGAGCCGATGGGAATGTTGTCCCTCGGTGTGCCCTACGGCGAGGTGATGCGCTGGGCGCTGCTGGGCAGCGAGGAACGGCTGACCGCACAGACCGCGCAGCGGATTGGTTTGGTCACCGAAATCGTTACTGACGACCAATTGCGGCCTCGTGCAGCCGAATTGGCCCGCGAGATTGCGGCTCGGCGACCCCTGGCCATCCAGGGCACCGTGCGCGCGATGTGGGAGGCGCGAGACCTATCGCCGAGCCTGCGCCAGCGGCACGGCCTGTCCTACACCCAGATTGGCAACCCCAGGGGCGACGAGCGAACCGACTCACGGACCAACAAGCGCACGCCACGCTTTCGGTGA